From the Actinomadura luzonensis genome, the window GACCTCGGGCCGCGGCTGTTCGGGCGCAACCCCGACCTGTGCTGCTACCTGCGCAAGGTGGAGCCGCTGAACCGGGCGCTGGAGCCGTACCTGGCGTGGATCTCCGGCATCCGCCGCGACGAGTCGGCCGCCCGCAAGGACGCCCGGGTGGTCGAGTGGGACGCCAAGCGCCAGATGGTGAAGGTCAACCCGATCGCCGCCTGGACGCAGGAGGACGTGGACAACTACATCGCCGACAACGGGGTGCTGATCAACCCGTTGCACTATGACAACTACCCCTCGATCGGGTGCGCGCCCTGCACGCGGCAGGTCGCCGAGGGGGAGGATCCGCGCAGCGGGCGCTGGGCGGGCCTGGGGAAGGTCGAATGCGGCATTCACCTCTGACGACCCCAGGAAGGGGTCTCGTCCCGTTGGCAGGCGGGACGGCCCCCGGCGGCGTGCCATTGGTGGCGGTGGCGCACGGGTCGCGTGACCCGCGCGCCGCCGCCACCGTGGCCGCGCTGCTCGACCAGGTGCCGCTGGACGTGCGGGTGGCGTACCTGGACCACTGCGCGCCGACGCTCGGGCAGGCGCTGCACGGCCTGGAGGAGGCCGTGGTGCTGCCGCTGCTGCTCACCGAGGCCTACCACAGCCGGGTGGACCTGCCGGCGGCGCTGAACGAGGCGCGGGCGCACCAGCCCAGGCTGCGCGTGCACTACGGGACGACGCTCGGGCCGCACCCGCTGCTGCGGGCCGCGCTGGAGCGGCGGCTCACCGAGGCCGGCGTGCCGCCCGGCGACCCGGACACCGCCCTGGTGCTGGTGTCGGCCGGGTCCAGCGACGCGCGGGCCAACGCGGTGATCACCCGGATGGCGCGCGAGTGGCGCAGGGACGGGTGGTGGACGGTGCGGGCCGCGTACGCCTCGGCCGCCGACCCGTCACCGGAGCAGGCGGTGGCGGAGCTGGTGCGGGCGGGCGCGCCGCGGGTGGCCGTGGCGCCGTACCTGCTGGCGCCCGGCTACTTCGCGGACAAGGTGCGGCGCGAGACGCTGCGGGCCGGGGCCGCGGTGGTGGCCGACGTGCTCGGGCCCGCGCCGGAGCTGGTGGACGTGCTGCTGGAGCGCTACGCGGCGGCCCAGCGCGACCCGGTGTCCCTGGTCGGCTGAGCGGGCGGCCCCTGGTCGGCTGAGCGGGCGGCGCGCGCCGGGGGCGGGCTAGTAGCCGCGTTCGACGCCGCGGCGCTCCTCGCGGAGCTGGCGGCGCAGCTCGCGGCCCTCGTGCCGGATCTGCCGCCCCAGCTCCCGCCAGTCCTCGCCGTGCATCTGCCGCCAGTGCTCGCGCCAGGCGGACAGGCCGCGCTTGAGCGGCTGGGCCCGCGAGTCGCCGAGCACCTTGACGTCGCCCATGACGGCGTAGGCGTGCACCCGCACCACGGGGACGTTCATGCCGGGCGCGGCCTCCAGCACGTCCACCTTCTTGTCGCCCATGATCGCCATGCCGTCGAGGTCCACGATGACCCCGTCCGGGACGATGATCTTCACGTCGCCCATCACGGAGACGGCCAGCACGTCGACCACGTCGGTGCGCACCTCGGCCTCGCGCAGGTCGAGCAGCACGTCGCCCATCACGGCGACCGCGCCGAGCTCCTGGTCGATGCGCCACTTGCCGCGCCGCTTGGAGTCGCCCATCACGCCCACGAACCAGCGCCGCTTCCTGCCCTGCGGCAGGGGCGCGGGCGGCGCGGGCACGGCCCCGGCGGCCGGGAGGTCCTGGGTGAGCAGCGCGAGCTCGGCGTGGGTGCTCGCGGAGTAGGCGGCCTCCGTGCGGTCGGTCAGCTCGGCCAGCGTGAGCCTGCCCTCCACCGACGCGACGCGGAGCTGTTCGACGACGGCCTCGCGCTCGGCGTCGGACGCGCGGACCTGCCCGGGATCGCTCATACTCGCAACATATCGCGTTTCGCCCGGGTTGAGGCTCCTCCTTCAGGAGGAAGATTGTCACCACCGAATGATGCACGCCCGGCATGGCGGTCGAACCTGCGGCGGGGCGGGCCGCGTACCACTCGATGACATGGCCCTGGCTTGGCCCGGGGCGCGGCCGGACCAGGCTAGGGTCCGTGTCATGCATGAGGAAGAGCTCTACCGCGCGGCGTTGAACGGCGACAACGGCACGGTGGGCAAGCTGCTCGCCGCCGGCGCCGACCCCAACAGGCCCAGCGAGGGCGAGGAGGAGGGCCTCCCGCTGTGCGCGGCCGCCGCCTGGGACCGGGAGGACGTCGCCCAGGCGCTGCTCGCGGCCGGCGCCGAGGTGGACGGGCGGGAGCCCGGCGGCTGGACGGCGCTGCTCTGGGCCGCGGCCAACGGCCAGGCCGCCACCGCCCGGCTGCTGGTCGAGGCGGGCGCCGACGTCAACGCGCAGAACGACGACGGCGACACCCCCCTCACCCTGGCGGCCAGGCGCGGCGCGCTGGGCGTGGTGCAGGTGCTGCTGGAGGCGGGCGCCGACCCCGACAAGTACGACGGCGACGGCGACACCCCGCTGGAGATCGCCGTCGACTGGGTGGGCGTGCACCTGGAGAGCGCGCTGCTCGACCAGATCGAGCAGGACGGCTGGGAGTACGTCGTGGCCCGCCAGTACGCCAAGGACGGCACCGAGCTGGTCACCGTGGCCGGCCGCTCCCCCGACGGCGAGCACGGCGAGCAGGTGCAGGCCCAGCGCGGCCACGCCGCCATCGCGACGCTGCTGGAGGACGCCGCCGGCGTGCGCACCCCGGTGGACCGGCTGGTGGCGCGGGCGCTCGCGCACCGCGACGTGGACGAGGACGCCGAGACCTGGTGGGTCGTCGCCGACACGCTGGCCAAGCGGGCCGACGACGACACCTACGAGGCGCTGGCCCGGCTGTGCGTCAGCGAGGACGCCAGGGAGCGGGAGTTCGGCGTGGACGCGATCGCCCAGTTCGGCTTCGCCGACGGCGAGAAGCCGTACCTGGAGCGCACGCTGCCGCTGCTGCTGAAGATGGTCACCACGGAGAGCAGCGAGCAGGTGCTGCGCTCGGTGCTGGCCGCGATCGGCCACCAGGGCGACCCGCGGGGGCTGCCCGCGGTGCTCGACCTGGTGCGGCGGCCGGGGCGCAGGCGCACGATGACCGACGCGATCGCGCTGGCCGACGTGCTGCCCCCGGACCACGAGGAGGGCCTGGCGCTGCTGGCGGAGATGAGCCGGGACGACGACGCGGAGGTGCGCGACTGGGCCACCGCCGGGCTCGCCGGGCTCGACGCCGACACGCCGCTCGTCCGCGAGGCGCTGGCGGCCCGGCTGTCCGATGCCGACCTCCGCGTCGTGGCCGAGGCCACGCGCGGGCTGGCCGCGCGCGGCGACGGCCGCGCCGCCGAGGGCCGGGCGCGGGTGCTGGCCGAGAGCGACGACGAGTACGCCAGGGACCTCGTCAGCGAGTCCTAGCCGCAGGCGCAGCCGTATGCCGTAGCCGCAGCCGCAAGCCATAGCCGCAAGCCGTGGCCGCGGTCGGCCGGTTCCCTGGGCCGAGGGGCTCCGCCGGGCGCGGGGCCCCTCGGCTCAGGGGGCGCCGCCGCCGTTGAGCACGCGGACCACCCAGTCGAGGGTGCCCGTGCTCAGCGCCTCCTCCGCCAGCCGCTTGCCGGTGGGGGTGGTGATCGCGGCCAGCGAGCTGTCGATCCACCCC encodes:
- a CDS encoding phosphoadenylyl-sulfate reductase produces the protein MTLVDIEVGLRDQRGTLDLQDIVESAATFLEGAPAREIIRWAAATFGDRLCLTSSMSDALLIDLVSRVKPGVDVLFIDTGYHFAETVGTRDAVRQVYDVNVIDIKPSRTVAEQDRDLGPRLFGRNPDLCCYLRKVEPLNRALEPYLAWISGIRRDESAARKDARVVEWDAKRQMVKVNPIAAWTQEDVDNYIADNGVLINPLHYDNYPSIGCAPCTRQVAEGEDPRSGRWAGLGKVECGIHL
- a CDS encoding sirohydrochlorin chelatase; its protein translation is MRHSPLTTPGRGLVPLAGGTAPGGVPLVAVAHGSRDPRAAATVAALLDQVPLDVRVAYLDHCAPTLGQALHGLEEAVVLPLLLTEAYHSRVDLPAALNEARAHQPRLRVHYGTTLGPHPLLRAALERRLTEAGVPPGDPDTALVLVSAGSSDARANAVITRMAREWRRDGWWTVRAAYASAADPSPEQAVAELVRAGAPRVAVAPYLLAPGYFADKVRRETLRAGAAVVADVLGPAPELVDVLLERYAAAQRDPVSLVG
- a CDS encoding DUF1707 SHOCT-like domain-containing protein, encoding MSDPGQVRASDAEREAVVEQLRVASVEGRLTLAELTDRTEAAYSASTHAELALLTQDLPAAGAVPAPPAPLPQGRKRRWFVGVMGDSKRRGKWRIDQELGAVAVMGDVLLDLREAEVRTDVVDVLAVSVMGDVKIIVPDGVIVDLDGMAIMGDKKVDVLEAAPGMNVPVVRVHAYAVMGDVKVLGDSRAQPLKRGLSAWREHWRQMHGEDWRELGRQIRHEGRELRRQLREERRGVERGY
- a CDS encoding ankyrin repeat domain-containing protein: MHEEELYRAALNGDNGTVGKLLAAGADPNRPSEGEEEGLPLCAAAAWDREDVAQALLAAGAEVDGREPGGWTALLWAAANGQAATARLLVEAGADVNAQNDDGDTPLTLAARRGALGVVQVLLEAGADPDKYDGDGDTPLEIAVDWVGVHLESALLDQIEQDGWEYVVARQYAKDGTELVTVAGRSPDGEHGEQVQAQRGHAAIATLLEDAAGVRTPVDRLVARALAHRDVDEDAETWWVVADTLAKRADDDTYEALARLCVSEDAREREFGVDAIAQFGFADGEKPYLERTLPLLLKMVTTESSEQVLRSVLAAIGHQGDPRGLPAVLDLVRRPGRRRTMTDAIALADVLPPDHEEGLALLAEMSRDDDAEVRDWATAGLAGLDADTPLVREALAARLSDADLRVVAEATRGLAARGDGRAAEGRARVLAESDDEYARDLVSES